One Palaemon carinicauda isolate YSFRI2023 chromosome 5, ASM3689809v2, whole genome shotgun sequence DNA window includes the following coding sequences:
- the LOC137641218 gene encoding fasciclin-3-like, whose amino-acid sequence MIKDIGAPHVLRYTVNPNIEVTEGDDAVIQVVFCSDPQPSRTTWEWGSLRLDAGNGRGRYIAENIAQDSREDCYTARLWVQSVDHSDARDYQLYVENSKGADGYTVRLFVNGDVHKPLLQRVPPSAEALLMSTIIGAVIVLLVLLIIITLLVLYAFKTERWCFSQM is encoded by the exons ATGATAAAAGATATAG GAGCGCCACACGTCCTCCGCTACACAGTGAACCCAAACATCGAAGTGACTGAGGGGGACGATGCCGTCATCCAAGTCGTCTTCTGCTCAGATCCTCAGCCGTCCAGGACCACCTGGGAGTGGGGCTCCCTCAGGCTTGACGCTGGCAATGGCAGGGGAAGATATATTGCCGAAAACATCGCACAG GACTCGAGAGAGGATTGCTACACGGCTCGGTTGTGGGTACAGAGCGTCGATCATTCGGACGCCAGAGACTACCAACTGTACGTCGAGAATTCCAAAGGAGCTGACGGTTATACCGTCCGCCTCTTCGTCAATG GAGATGTCCACAAGCCCCTCCTGCAGCGCGTTCCCCCTTCGGCGGAGGCGTTGCTCATGTCGACCATAATCGGCGCCGTCATCGTCCTCTTGGTGCTGCTCATCATCATCACACTATTGGTCTTGTATGCTTTCAAGACCGAAAGGTGGTGTTTCTCTC AAATGTAA